From Candidatus Kaelpia imicola, a single genomic window includes:
- a CDS encoding GIY-YIG nuclease family protein: MRGKIKRRDSFYVYILECKDKTYYTGYTNNIEARIKLHNSGKGAKYTKDRRPVKLTWVKKYKYFKRAFMKELEIKRMSRKKKEELVNSYLKISVG; this comes from the coding sequence ATGCGGGGTAAAATAAAACGCAGAGATAGCTTCTACGTCTATATCCTGGAGTGTAAAGATAAAACTTATTATACCGGCTATACAAATAATATTGAAGCGCGTATAAAGCTGCATAATAGCGGTAAAGGGGCTAAATATACAAAAGATAGAAGACCGGTCAAATTAACCTGGGTTAAGAAGTATAAATATTTTAAAAGAGCATTCATGAAAGAGTTAGAGATAAAGAGGATGAGTAGAAAGAAAAAAGAAGAGCTTGTGAATTCTTATCTAAAAATTAGTGTTGGATAA
- a CDS encoding NAD(P)/FAD-dependent oxidoreductase: MYSYDIAVIGGGAAGSIAAITAALSGKNIVLVERNSSIGHKILLSGKKRCNITNSADIDSFIEVFGKQGRFLRQSFNSFFNDDLIYFFKNRGLKMKVERQGRVFPVTDRSSSVVEVLERAILESKNIKTLFNAPLKSINRESDFFSLGLKNNKSVYAKKVIVATGGASYKMTGSLGDGFDFAKKLGHTIIPLKPGLVPLKTEEIWVKRLQGLSLKNIRVIFSFDKIKESKKRKKIVSPVGEIIFTHFGVSGPLILDLSADVVSLLQKYDQIDMLVDLKPGLSNERLEKRLLKEIESKSKMKIKNVIRSLLPRRMASVFLYISGISEDKKVNTLSRGERQRIIQLLKGLPLTVTGSLAIDSAMVTNGGVSIKEINPRTMESKIAPGLYFAGEIIDGCAKSGGYNLQQAFSTGYIAGRSAGDG, translated from the coding sequence TTGTATAGTTACGATATAGCTGTTATCGGTGGTGGAGCAGCTGGTTCTATAGCCGCTATAACTGCCGCTTTATCCGGTAAGAACATCGTTTTGGTTGAAAGGAATAGCTCTATTGGCCATAAGATCCTACTTAGCGGTAAGAAGCGGTGTAATATTACCAACTCTGCCGATATCGATAGTTTTATCGAGGTATTTGGTAAGCAGGGCCGTTTCTTGAGGCAATCATTCAACTCTTTCTTTAACGATGATTTAATCTATTTTTTCAAAAACAGAGGACTCAAAATGAAGGTTGAAAGGCAGGGACGTGTCTTTCCTGTTACTGATAGATCATCTTCGGTTGTAGAAGTATTAGAGAGAGCTATCTTAGAGAGTAAGAATATAAAAACTCTCTTCAATGCACCTCTTAAGAGCATAAACAGGGAGAGTGATTTTTTTAGCTTAGGTTTGAAAAATAATAAGAGTGTCTATGCTAAGAAGGTAATTGTTGCAACAGGAGGGGCCTCTTATAAGATGACAGGTTCTCTTGGAGATGGTTTTGATTTTGCTAAAAAACTGGGCCATACCATAATACCTTTAAAACCCGGGCTTGTACCGCTTAAGACAGAAGAGATTTGGGTTAAGAGATTGCAGGGGTTATCACTCAAGAATATCAGGGTTATATTCAGCTTTGATAAGATTAAGGAGAGTAAAAAGAGGAAGAAGATAGTCTCTCCTGTTGGAGAGATAATCTTTACGCATTTTGGAGTCTCTGGTCCTCTGATACTGGATTTGAGTGCAGATGTTGTCTCTTTACTTCAAAAGTATGATCAGATCGATATGTTAGTTGACCTCAAGCCGGGATTGAGTAATGAGAGACTTGAAAAAAGACTCTTAAAAGAGATTGAGTCTAAAAGTAAGATGAAGATTAAAAATGTTATCCGCAGTCTATTACCCAGGAGGATGGCCTCTGTCTTTCTCTATATCTCAGGTATATCTGAGGATAAAAAAGTGAATACTTTAAGTCGAGGAGAGAGGCAGAGGATAATCCAGCTTTTAAAAGGTCTGCCTTTAACAGTTACAGGCTCTCTGGCTATTGATAGTGCAATGGTGACCAATGGCGGGGTATCTATAAAAGAGATTAATCCCAGAACTATGGAGTCAAAGATTGCTCCGGGTCTTTATTTTGCGGGTGAGATTATAGATGGCTGTGCCAAAAGCGGAGGCTATAATCTCCAGCAGGCTTTCTCGACAGGTTATATTGCCGGAAGGAGCGCGGGGGATGGTTAA
- the gpmA gene encoding 2,3-diphosphoglycerate-dependent phosphoglycerate mutase, protein MKKLILLRHGESIWNKDNRFTGWTDVDLSENGIQEAERAGEILKKEGYSFDIAFTSVLKRAIKTLWIVLDKMDLTWVKVERSWRLNERHYGALQGLNKKETAAKFGEEQVHIWRRSYDAPPPALEKTDPRYPGNEVKYKDLTEDELPLTECLKNTVDRFLPYWHNEIVSVLRERDTIMIAAHGNSLRALVKYLDNISDEEIPKLNIPTGIPLIYELDDGLKPLKHYYLGDEEEVKKAMQSVANQGKSK, encoded by the coding sequence ATGAAGAAGCTTATACTCTTAAGGCATGGAGAGAGCATCTGGAATAAAGATAACAGGTTTACAGGCTGGACAGACGTTGACTTATCAGAGAATGGTATTCAGGAGGCAGAGAGGGCGGGGGAGATTTTAAAGAAGGAAGGCTATAGTTTCGATATTGCATTTACCTCTGTCTTAAAACGGGCTATTAAGACACTCTGGATAGTACTGGATAAGATGGATTTAACCTGGGTTAAGGTTGAGCGTTCCTGGAGGTTAAATGAGAGGCATTACGGAGCTTTGCAGGGTTTAAACAAGAAAGAGACTGCTGCGAAGTTTGGAGAAGAGCAGGTTCATATCTGGAGAAGAAGTTATGATGCTCCGCCTCCCGCTCTCGAGAAGACGGATCCAAGGTATCCCGGCAATGAGGTTAAATATAAAGATTTAACAGAAGATGAACTTCCTCTTACGGAGTGTTTAAAGAACACAGTAGATAGGTTCCTGCCTTATTGGCATAATGAGATAGTGTCTGTCTTAAGAGAGAGAGATACTATCATGATTGCTGCCCATGGAAATAGCTTGCGAGCTTTAGTTAAGTATTTGGATAATATCTCAGATGAAGAGATCCCGAAATTGAATATTCCAACCGGTATACCTCTTATCTATGAACTAGATGACGGGCTAAAACCGTTAAAGCATTACTATCTCGGTGATGAGGAAGAGGTCAAAAAAGCTATGCAGAGTGTAGCCAATCAGGGCAAATCCAAATAG
- a CDS encoding response regulator, which produces MSKVMVIDDDREFLDEISKMLQLSGYETIAISESRKALKKIQSLKPDVILLDLRMDGVSGFKIADTLSKNSKLKNIPIVGITGYYTEKEHKTYMTICGIAECLIKPFNPLDVIAAIESAVKLRK; this is translated from the coding sequence ATGAGCAAGGTAATGGTAATAGACGATGACAGGGAGTTCTTAGATGAAATCTCCAAGATGTTGCAACTGAGCGGCTATGAAACTATAGCTATCTCTGAAAGCAGGAAGGCTCTTAAAAAGATCCAATCGCTAAAACCGGATGTAATCTTACTTGATTTAAGAATGGATGGGGTAAGCGGTTTTAAGATAGCGGATACGCTAAGTAAGAACAGTAAGCTAAAAAATATTCCTATCGTCGGTATTACCGGTTACTATACTGAAAAAGAGCATAAGACCTATATGACAATCTGCGGTATCGCTGAATGTCTGATAAAGCCTTTCAATCCTTTAGATGTGATAGCAGCCATTGAGAGTGCTGTTAAACTTAGAAAGTAA
- a CDS encoding PilZ domain-containing protein produces MESDSLGIERRRHERFKVSFTAVCTTQELFKSRTVVEPRDIVVKMFDISEGGAGFISDYDFSPRTSIETKFTLVNLGARETERYSPVSIMGEVCYNLPFREDLHRFGISFRSIAPQERRAVFSFINARSG; encoded by the coding sequence ATGGAGTCAGATTCTTTAGGGATTGAAAGAAGAAGACATGAGAGATTTAAGGTAAGTTTTACCGCAGTATGTACAACTCAGGAGCTTTTTAAGTCTAGAACCGTTGTTGAGCCCAGAGATATTGTTGTTAAAATGTTCGATATAAGCGAAGGCGGAGCAGGATTTATATCGGACTACGATTTTTCTCCTAGGACCAGTATCGAGACAAAATTTACCTTGGTTAATCTGGGGGCGAGAGAGACTGAACGCTATAGTCCTGTAAGTATCATGGGTGAGGTTTGCTATAATCTTCCTTTTAGAGAAGACCTGCATAGGTTCGGTATATCATTTAGAAGTATTGCACCGCAAGAGAGGCGGGCAGTATTCTCTTTCATAAATGCGCGTTCAGGTTGA
- a CDS encoding amino acid permease, whose protein sequence is MEKELKKELTLLNVFCVATGAMISSGLFILPGLAFALAGPAVIISYIIAGIFCLPALLSMAELTTAMPKAGGDYFYIMRGFGPLLGTLAGFSTWFSLSLKGAFALVGMGAYLSIITPLSINVIAFWLCVFFIALNLMGVKEAGRFQVFLVLGLLCILLSYVFWGVKTVNPVNFSPFFSKGIGSIFATASFVFISYGGLTKVAALAEETKNPGRNLPLGMILSLVVTSIFYVLVIFVTIGVLNPEGLEGTLTPISDGAAVFGGDVLKIVISIGAFLAFISTANAGIMTASRYPLGMSRDKLLPAVFQKISFKFNTPYISIFFTGAFMVFAILFFRLELLVKVASSILILLYILANLTVILFRESKILSYRPKFHSPFYPYLQILGILGGGFLLIEMGSFIAFLTTVFFLLGFIWYKIYAQKRAAQDSALIYVLEKLTVKDKELSSDNLLTELKDIVVQREGIIGQKFYNLVEESMFLDIEGSLKLGDFFKEVSLGLGKSLNLNSEELFNKFIEREKESSTVIAKGLAIPHIFVSGNDVNRLVLVRARAGIIFPKDQLVHTAFILVSSSGERVLHLKFLAAIATIVQSQDFEKKWLEAKGEEELKHVIFLAERKRG, encoded by the coding sequence ATGGAAAAGGAGTTAAAAAAAGAGCTCACTCTTTTAAATGTTTTCTGTGTAGCAACTGGGGCAATGATTAGTTCAGGGTTATTTATTCTGCCTGGATTAGCTTTTGCTTTGGCAGGCCCTGCAGTCATTATATCTTACATAATAGCAGGAATTTTTTGCCTTCCTGCACTTTTAAGCATGGCAGAATTAACCACAGCCATGCCTAAGGCTGGAGGAGACTATTTTTATATCATGAGAGGATTTGGCCCTCTCCTGGGGACCCTTGCCGGTTTCAGTACCTGGTTCTCTTTGAGTTTAAAGGGAGCATTTGCTTTAGTAGGTATGGGTGCTTATTTAAGTATAATAACTCCCTTATCTATAAATGTTATTGCTTTTTGGTTATGCGTGTTTTTTATTGCTTTAAATCTGATGGGGGTAAAAGAGGCTGGGAGATTTCAGGTATTTTTAGTCTTAGGACTCCTATGTATACTACTTAGCTATGTTTTTTGGGGTGTAAAAACAGTTAACCCCGTGAATTTTTCGCCATTCTTTTCTAAAGGGATAGGTTCTATATTTGCTACAGCTAGTTTTGTTTTTATCTCTTATGGTGGTTTAACTAAGGTAGCTGCTTTAGCTGAAGAGACAAAGAACCCGGGTAGAAATTTGCCCTTAGGTATGATTCTTTCTCTTGTTGTAACTTCTATTTTTTATGTTTTAGTTATCTTTGTAACTATAGGGGTTTTAAATCCTGAAGGTTTAGAAGGAACCCTTACTCCAATTTCAGACGGGGCAGCAGTTTTTGGCGGAGATGTTTTGAAAATTGTTATAAGCATAGGGGCGTTTTTGGCTTTTATCTCTACTGCTAATGCAGGAATTATGACTGCCTCAAGATATCCTTTAGGTATGAGTAGAGATAAGCTTTTACCAGCTGTTTTTCAAAAAATAAGCTTTAAATTCAACACACCTTATATCTCTATTTTCTTTACTGGTGCTTTTATGGTTTTTGCTATTTTGTTTTTCAGGTTGGAATTGCTGGTTAAAGTTGCCTCAAGCATATTAATTTTGCTTTATATCTTAGCTAATCTAACCGTGATTTTATTTAGGGAGAGTAAAATTTTAAGCTATAGGCCGAAATTTCATTCTCCTTTCTATCCCTACTTGCAGATCTTAGGAATATTAGGGGGAGGGTTTCTTCTAATTGAGATGGGATCGTTTATTGCATTTCTAACTACAGTGTTTTTTCTATTAGGATTTATCTGGTATAAAATCTATGCCCAGAAAAGAGCAGCGCAGGACTCTGCTTTGATTTATGTTTTGGAAAAGCTGACAGTTAAGGATAAAGAGCTATCTTCAGATAATCTTCTTACAGAGCTTAAGGATATTGTTGTTCAAAGGGAGGGTATTATTGGACAAAAATTCTATAATCTTGTTGAGGAAAGCATGTTTTTGGATATAGAGGGGTCTTTAAAGTTAGGAGATTTTTTTAAAGAAGTTTCGCTTGGTTTAGGCAAAAGTCTAAACTTGAATTCCGAAGAGCTTTTCAATAAGTTTATAGAGAGGGAAAAGGAATCAAGTACAGTAATAGCAAAAGGATTAGCCATTCCTCATATTTTTGTTAGCGGTAATGACGTTAACAGATTGGTTCTGGTTCGAGCGCGAGCAGGAATTATTTTTCCCAAAGATCAGTTAGTTCATACTGCCTTTATTCTTGTAAGTTCTTCTGGCGAGCGCGTTTTACATTTAAAGTTTTTGGCGGCTATCGCTACGATTGTCCAAAGTCAGGATTTTGAAAAGAAATGGCTTGAGGCAAAAGGCGAGGAAGAATTAAAACACGTTATCTTTTTGGCTGAGAGGAAGAGGGGTTAA
- a CDS encoding TrkA C-terminal domain-containing protein, whose product MNLLLFFVILVISFIAVRIGAIAFELTGVDWSLAKFQALSCFTGTGFTTRESELITANSQRRRIASVLMVLGNAGLVSLIATFANSLRSDVLEFNIPFIGSVVPYQVLPLLNVAIIVSVLYFGYKIFNKTNISRKLTRAIRTRIINRDMVKRISFEELVISTGGYGISSIKICDSSPVIDKTLQESNLRSWDITVLAIERNRETIPNPQASMKIMQDDTLICFGKLENIRSKLCEVD is encoded by the coding sequence ATGAATCTATTATTGTTTTTTGTTATTCTGGTTATATCCTTCATAGCTGTTAGAATTGGAGCTATTGCCTTTGAGCTTACCGGAGTTGACTGGTCGCTTGCAAAGTTTCAGGCACTCTCCTGTTTTACCGGGACAGGTTTTACAACCAGAGAGTCTGAGCTTATTACTGCTAATTCACAGAGACGGCGTATTGCTTCGGTTCTTATGGTGCTTGGCAATGCCGGGCTAGTCTCTCTTATAGCTACTTTTGCCAACTCTTTGAGATCGGATGTTCTGGAGTTTAATATTCCTTTCATAGGTTCAGTTGTGCCTTATCAAGTATTACCCCTTCTGAATGTGGCAATTATAGTCTCCGTACTTTATTTTGGCTATAAAATCTTTAATAAGACAAATATTTCCCGCAAATTGACCAGGGCAATCAGAACAAGAATAATAAATAGAGATATGGTTAAGCGTATATCGTTTGAAGAGCTGGTCATATCAACTGGCGGATATGGTATATCCAGTATAAAGATATGCGATAGTAGTCCTGTGATAGATAAGACTTTGCAGGAATCTAATCTTAGAAGTTGGGATATAACCGTGCTTGCAATAGAGAGAAACAGAGAGACGATACCAAATCCTCAGGCTAGCATGAAGATAATGCAGGATGATACCCTGATATGTTTCGGTAAGCTTGAAAATATAAGGTCAAAACTTTGTGAGGTTGATTAA
- a CDS encoding class I SAM-dependent methyltransferase has protein sequence MHKEKRDFDKEAAFWDDNPVRLKLRDDLFDVLSSHIVLRSDMDILDFGCGTGLFTLKLQPFVRSIVGVDSSEGMLNVLNSKIEREGIKNTKTLCFDIEAEGILRGEYDLIVTNMTLHHIEDVGSLLVKFYRLLKSPGYLCISDLDKEDGRYHNNQDGLFHYGFDRENLKGLLKEVSFCDVYDTTAAKVVKPDDRGKMGKFSLFLIIAKKVQ, from the coding sequence ATGCATAAAGAGAAGAGAGATTTCGATAAAGAGGCTGCTTTTTGGGATGATAATCCGGTACGTTTAAAACTTAGAGATGATCTCTTTGATGTTTTATCAAGCCATATTGTGCTGCGGTCTGATATGGATATCCTTGATTTTGGGTGCGGCACCGGTCTCTTTACCCTTAAACTGCAGCCTTTTGTGCGTTCTATAGTGGGGGTTGATAGCTCAGAAGGCATGCTCAACGTTTTAAATAGCAAGATTGAGCGAGAAGGTATAAAAAATACGAAAACACTCTGCTTTGATATTGAGGCTGAAGGTATCTTAAGAGGAGAGTATGATCTAATAGTAACTAATATGACGCTTCACCATATAGAAGATGTAGGCTCTCTTCTTGTAAAGTTTTATCGATTACTAAAAAGCCCAGGTTATCTCTGCATCTCAGATTTAGATAAAGAGGATGGTAGGTACCATAATAATCAGGATGGACTTTTTCATTATGGATTTGATAGAGAGAATTTGAAGGGACTTTTAAAAGAAGTGAGTTTTTGTGATGTTTACGATACTACAGCAGCTAAAGTAGTAAAGCCTGACGATAGAGGAAAGATGGGAAAGTTTAGTCTGTTTCTGATAATTGCTAAAAAGGTTCAATGA
- a CDS encoding response regulator: MNREVFSTYQAARVCNAHHTTVINWVKEGILKAYTTPGGHRRVKKEDLIEFMQRYEIPIPDLMHRKFKQILVVDDDPEALEEYKDALSGSGFELGFAAGGFEAGMKMYRQRPNLILLDFKMPGLDGFQVCDILHRDEETQGIPIIAVTVLSSKAEIERIKDCGVKGYFSKPIDMDRLIKTIKDVLGIKV, encoded by the coding sequence ATGAATAGAGAAGTATTTTCAACATATCAGGCTGCACGTGTCTGCAATGCTCACCATACGACAGTTATAAATTGGGTCAAGGAGGGTATACTTAAAGCTTATACAACCCCTGGCGGACATAGAAGAGTTAAAAAAGAAGATTTGATTGAATTTATGCAGAGGTATGAGATACCCATCCCTGATTTAATGCATAGGAAGTTTAAGCAGATTCTCGTGGTAGACGATGACCCTGAGGCGTTAGAGGAATATAAAGATGCTTTAAGCGGCTCTGGGTTTGAACTGGGTTTTGCAGCCGGCGGTTTTGAGGCCGGCATGAAGATGTATCGTCAGAGACCGAATTTAATTCTTCTTGATTTTAAGATGCCAGGATTGGATGGTTTTCAAGTTTGCGATATATTACACAGGGATGAAGAGACCCAAGGTATACCTATTATTGCTGTTACGGTGCTTTCTTCAAAGGCTGAGATTGAAAGGATCAAAGATTGCGGAGTTAAGGGGTATTTTTCAAAACCGATTGATATGGATAGGTTGATTAAAACTATTAAGGATGTCTTAGGCATTAAAGTCTAA
- a CDS encoding Maf family protein yields the protein MVKIILASESKARKELLRQVGLYFSVVVPAVKEERALKSKPEDLVISNALKKAEDVASKFKSGIVIAADTVVLSGDKIIGKPANIAQARLMLKEISRKSYWVYSGLAVINLCGGSKEVGYEKTEIFMHQLSDQDIAGYFKKVDPLDKAGAFDIQGLGAVFIERIEGCFYNVVGLPLARLMKMLKKMGVSLSAQ from the coding sequence ATGGTTAAAATTATTTTGGCTTCAGAATCAAAAGCGAGAAAGGAGCTTTTAAGACAGGTAGGACTATATTTTAGTGTCGTAGTACCAGCTGTTAAAGAAGAGAGGGCATTAAAATCAAAGCCCGAAGATCTTGTTATCTCTAATGCATTGAAGAAAGCAGAGGATGTTGCCTCTAAGTTTAAGTCTGGAATAGTCATCGCTGCGGATACAGTTGTCTTATCCGGTGATAAAATAATAGGTAAGCCAGCCAATATTGCTCAAGCCCGTCTTATGCTTAAAGAGATATCCCGAAAATCTTACTGGGTATATAGCGGTTTGGCTGTAATCAATCTCTGCGGTGGATCGAAAGAGGTAGGCTATGAGAAGACAGAGATCTTTATGCATCAACTGTCTGATCAGGATATAGCAGGTTATTTTAAGAAGGTTGATCCGCTGGATAAAGCAGGGGCATTTGATATCCAGGGTTTGGGTGCAGTTTTTATTGAGCGTATTGAGGGTTGTTTCTATAATGTAGTCGGTTTACCGCTTGCCAGGTTAATGAAAATGCTTAAAAAAATGGGAGTCTCCCTTTCAGCTCAATAG
- a CDS encoding 4Fe-4S binding protein has product MIISSWFSQISFKQRIWLFLTLIGIFVIIALGILMDSPGELKEANNFNINMSIRDIAPKLGITGKGLARELELSLDVSKEKPVRMLGIIREELDHAAEHILSHRDSILKYYVYAALFIWGFVFLVKLGRPDGSNIENRRHWYPCTPHIISLLLSVAVAGFLLGKSPNPMESIVKVFKSMVGIYPDPVVKIIAFSFFIVLAVIGNKIICGWACPFGALQELVYNMPIFQKVKKKKLPFIFTNTIRVSLFIIVLIFLFGIIGGRRGFVIYHYLNPFNLFNLDFETFSILLTVVIALLVSLIIYRPFCQLICPFGLVSWVAERFSIFHVQIDKEKCTQCGACIRACPLEAAEGRVNGKKSPADCFSCARCLNVCPVDAIQYISFLKKIMK; this is encoded by the coding sequence ATGATTATTAGTTCTTGGTTCTCACAAATTTCTTTTAAACAACGAATTTGGTTGTTTTTAACCTTAATAGGGATATTTGTAATTATAGCTCTTGGAATTTTGATGGATTCACCGGGCGAGTTAAAAGAAGCAAATAATTTTAATATTAACATGTCTATTCGAGATATTGCTCCTAAGCTTGGAATTACAGGTAAGGGTCTTGCCAGGGAGCTTGAGCTATCGCTCGACGTTTCTAAAGAAAAACCAGTTCGAATGTTGGGTATAATACGTGAAGAACTTGATCATGCCGCTGAGCATATTCTCTCTCACCGTGATTCCATCCTCAAATATTATGTTTATGCCGCATTGTTTATATGGGGATTTGTATTTCTTGTAAAGCTTGGACGTCCCGATGGTTCGAACATTGAGAATCGCCGTCATTGGTACCCTTGTACTCCACATATTATCTCTCTCCTGCTTTCTGTAGCAGTAGCTGGATTTCTTCTTGGCAAATCGCCTAACCCAATGGAGAGTATCGTGAAGGTATTTAAGTCTATGGTGGGGATCTATCCTGATCCAGTGGTCAAAATAATTGCCTTTAGTTTTTTCATCGTACTTGCTGTTATTGGAAATAAGATTATCTGTGGCTGGGCGTGCCCTTTCGGCGCTTTACAAGAGCTTGTTTACAATATGCCAATTTTTCAAAAAGTTAAAAAGAAGAAGCTTCCATTTATATTCACAAACACAATCCGTGTATCTCTTTTTATTATTGTGCTTATTTTCCTGTTTGGAATTATCGGAGGACGCAGAGGGTTTGTAATTTATCATTATCTCAACCCTTTTAATCTATTTAATCTTGATTTCGAGACATTCAGTATCTTGCTGACAGTTGTTATTGCTTTATTGGTATCACTTATTATCTATCGTCCATTCTGTCAGCTAATCTGTCCTTTTGGCCTTGTTTCTTGGGTGGCTGAGCGGTTTAGTATTTTTCATGTTCAGATTGACAAAGAGAAGTGTACCCAATGCGGTGCCTGCATAAGAGCATGTCCCCTGGAAGCTGCAGAAGGGAGAGTTAACGGCAAAAAATCACCAGCAGATTGTTTTAGTTGTGCTCGTTGTTTGAATGTTTGTCCGGTTGATGCTATTCAGTATATATCTTTTTTGAAGAAAATCATGAAATAG
- a CDS encoding carbonate dehydratase: MRNPQGDYPQIDKSAYIDPTAVIIGKVSIGRHLFVGPGAVIRADEPGSSIIIKDNCNIQDRVIIHALENTSVLIEESVSLTHGCIIHGPCKISKRCFIGFGSVIFDSELDQDVVIKHLVVVDGVNIPAGRVVENGKVIRSEEDVKRLKYADKEIKDFVTKVVETNLDLTKRYKRLKTEGGVNDY, encoded by the coding sequence ATGCGAAATCCTCAAGGCGATTATCCACAAATAGATAAGAGTGCTTACATTGATCCTACAGCAGTAATAATCGGTAAGGTAAGCATAGGTAGGCATCTCTTCGTTGGTCCGGGGGCAGTTATCAGAGCAGATGAACCGGGAAGTTCAATAATCATTAAAGATAACTGTAATATTCAGGATAGGGTAATAATTCACGCCCTAGAAAATACCTCAGTTTTAATAGAAGAAAGCGTCTCTTTAACCCATGGCTGCATAATTCATGGCCCTTGCAAGATTAGCAAAAGGTGTTTTATTGGGTTCGGCTCGGTTATTTTTGATTCTGAACTTGATCAAGATGTAGTTATTAAACATTTGGTAGTAGTGGATGGAGTTAATATTCCGGCAGGGAGAGTAGTAGAGAATGGTAAGGTAATAAGGAGCGAAGAAGATGTAAAGAGGTTAAAATATGCAGATAAAGAAATAAAAGATTTTGTAACGAAAGTTGTTGAAACCAATTTGGATTTAACCAAGAGATATAAAAGATTAAAAACTGAAGGAGGAGTAAATGATTATTAG
- a CDS encoding MATE family efflux transporter, with amino-acid sequence MNRAQEMGQRSIAYLLLKFSLPSIFSLVLHSLYIIVDRIFIGRGIGPLALAGVTIAFPVLHIVFALSIFCASGSSALISIYLGQKDKKRAEDIFGNTLVIITFLGFLTSFLGLMFKDRILDFFSVGPETFLYAREYLSIFISGAVFFFYGFTLTFIIRAEGNPIYATLMIVFGTLLNILLDYLFIFVFSMGISGAALATIISEAAVALMGIFYVMRKRGLLHIRRSHLRLNLVNFKKISVLGLSPALANIAGSIQIAFLNKRLILHGGEIAIAALGVVFSIGSIVRMLSFGIAAGIQPIVGYNYGAKLYKRVRDTFFYASLSGFLITLLIVLAIWFFVRPISGLFSKSDSELIGLSSHALRVFLVMSPFATIHILGTRFFQSIGKGGYAVFLGLLRQMVIFIPVLFVLSHLYSLEGVWLSGPATDIIALLITGTLIIREFRKIKYSVLSGI; translated from the coding sequence ATGAATCGTGCACAAGAGATGGGCCAGAGGTCAATAGCATATCTTCTGCTTAAGTTCTCTCTACCTTCAATATTTAGTCTAGTTCTCCACTCTTTATATATTATAGTTGATAGAATATTTATAGGGCGCGGGATAGGTCCACTTGCCTTAGCAGGCGTAACTATTGCTTTTCCTGTACTCCATATAGTCTTTGCTCTATCTATATTTTGTGCTAGCGGTTCATCTGCTCTAATATCAATATATCTGGGTCAAAAGGATAAAAAGAGAGCAGAGGATATTTTTGGTAATACTCTTGTTATTATAACGTTTCTTGGTTTCTTAACCTCTTTTTTGGGACTTATGTTTAAAGACCGAATATTGGATTTTTTCTCTGTTGGTCCCGAGACATTTTTATATGCACGTGAATACTTAAGCATATTCATAAGCGGAGCGGTATTCTTTTTCTATGGTTTTACTTTAACATTTATTATAAGAGCAGAGGGTAATCCAATATATGCAACATTGATGATTGTCTTTGGAACGCTTTTAAATATTCTGCTCGATTATTTATTTATATTTGTTTTTTCAATGGGTATCTCAGGTGCTGCTCTTGCAACAATAATATCAGAGGCTGCTGTTGCATTGATGGGAATTTTTTATGTTATGAGAAAGAGAGGACTCTTACATATTCGCAGGAGTCATCTGCGCCTAAATCTGGTTAATTTCAAAAAGATATCTGTTTTGGGTCTATCACCTGCTTTAGCCAATATCGCAGGCAGTATTCAGATTGCTTTTTTAAATAAGAGGCTCATTCTCCATGGCGGTGAGATTGCTATCGCTGCTTTGGGTGTTGTTTTCTCTATAGGCTCGATTGTCAGGATGCTCTCTTTTGGTATAGCGGCCGGGATACAGCCTATCGTTGGTTATAATTATGGGGCTAAACTATATAAGCGTGTTAGAGACACATTTTTTTATGCTTCTTTAAGCGGATTTCTGATTACACTCTTAATAGTTCTGGCTATCTGGTTCTTTGTAAGGCCTATCTCCGGGCTATTCTCAAAAAGTGATAGTGAGCTTATTGGATTGAGCAGTCATGCTCTTAGGGTATTTTTGGTTATGAGTCCTTTTGCGACTATCCACATTTTAGGTACGCGATTCTTCCAGTCTATCGGTAAAGGAGGTTATGCTGTATTCCTTGGGTTGTTAAGGCAGATGGTTATTTTTATTCCTGTTCTTTTTGTTCTTTCGCATCTATATAGCTTAGAAGGTGTCTGGCTCAGCGGTCCTGCTACCGATATAATAGCTCTTCTTATAACGGGTACTTTGATTATAAGAGAGTTTAGAAAGATCAAGTACTCTGTTTTATCCGGTATATAG